One stretch of Methanococcus voltae DNA includes these proteins:
- the cbiB gene encoding adenosylcobinamide-phosphate synthase CbiB → MINPFVLLVADLIDRTFGELPEKVHPVVIIGNIISKIQDIIPSSNSKNPKSDLIKGMVLNLSVIFALLVVCSIIDFILNFLPSFLKLVGQSIIISTVIGHKSLIEFSKAPLEYIKNNDFEGARKSVQHIVSRNTAELDEKHIISAGIESSSENITDSIIAPLFYAIFFGISGAVIYRAINTMDAMMGYKNEKYNYYGRFSAYMDDIANFIPSRIAGLILAISAPFYGGNIFNGLKGYIYQGHKTPSPNSGYTMAVLANALNMQLEKIGCYKLGTGEITLKKGYQSLKAIDCTTFGFLIIYGIVYALI, encoded by the coding sequence ATGATTAATCCATTTGTTTTATTGGTGGCAGACCTAATTGACCGTACATTTGGGGAATTACCCGAAAAAGTACACCCTGTTGTTATAATCGGCAATATTATATCTAAAATTCAAGATATAATCCCTTCATCTAATTCAAAAAACCCAAAATCGGATTTAATTAAGGGAATGGTATTAAATTTATCGGTAATTTTTGCATTATTGGTTGTATGTTCAATTATAGATTTCATTTTAAATTTTTTACCAAGTTTTTTAAAATTAGTCGGTCAATCAATCATCATTTCCACGGTAATTGGTCATAAGTCATTGATTGAATTTTCAAAAGCACCTCTCGAATACATAAAAAACAATGATTTTGAAGGTGCTAGAAAGTCAGTACAACACATAGTAAGTAGAAATACGGCTGAATTGGATGAAAAACATATCATATCTGCAGGAATCGAAAGCTCTTCGGAAAATATCACCGATAGTATTATAGCACCTTTGTTTTATGCAATATTCTTCGGTATCTCTGGAGCGGTTATTTACCGTGCAATAAACACCATGGATGCAATGATGGGATACAAAAACGAAAAGTACAATTATTACGGTAGATTTTCAGCTTATATGGATGATATAGCTAATTTTATACCTTCGAGAATAGCGGGACTAATATTGGCAATTTCTGCACCATTTTACGGTGGTAATATATTCAATGGTTTGAAAGGATATATTTACCAAGGACATAAAACGCCATCACCTAATTCCGGATATACAATGGCAGTATTGGCAAACGCTTTAAATATGCAGTTGGAAAAAATAGGATGTTATAAGCTCGGAACTGGGGAAATAACATTAAAAAAAGGTTATCAATCTTTAAAAGCTATTGATTGCACTACGTTTGGATTTTTAATAATTTATGGAATAGTTTATGCACTAATTTAA
- a CDS encoding YqaA family protein has product MFESLASIAEQLVLDYGYIGLFLISFTESFIQPIIPDIFLASNTLFGLDLTISVLVAIIGSVLGGYVGYILGEKLGEDAFLKIFGEKNYKRGENLFKKYGVWGVVIAGFTPVPYKVVAWLAGIFEMPKKSFIIATFVGKLPRYIIVAYFGMEFGKIFGF; this is encoded by the coding sequence ATGTTTGAGTCGCTTGCAAGTATTGCAGAGCAATTAGTTTTGGATTATGGATATATCGGACTATTTTTGATTTCTTTCACAGAATCGTTTATTCAACCGATAATACCTGACATTTTTTTGGCCAGTAACACGTTATTTGGTCTAGATTTAACGATTAGCGTATTAGTTGCAATTATTGGTTCAGTATTGGGCGGTTATGTTGGCTATATACTAGGTGAAAAATTAGGCGAGGATGCTTTTTTAAAAATCTTCGGAGAAAAGAATTATAAAAGAGGAGAAAACCTATTTAAAAAATATGGTGTTTGGGGCGTCGTTATCGCAGGATTTACTCCCGTGCCTTATAAAGTGGTGGCTTGGTTAGCCGGTATATTTGAAATGCCAAAAAAATCTTTCATAATAGCTACTTTTGTCGGTAAATTACCACGATATATAATAGTTGCTTATTTCGGAATGGAATTTGGAAAAATTTTCGGATTTTAA
- a CDS encoding CBS domain-containing protein → MNVGEVMNPKIYKVSPEESLYTAFKTLHEKGVRRVFIEEENKIVGVISYRDLVNVFVNKGIFELIDTKIKDFAIKDVLKINKNENIAHAAQIMLHADVSGLLVVDEYENPVGVVSQTDVLRVLVREFDQ, encoded by the coding sequence ATGAACGTTGGCGAAGTAATGAACCCTAAGATATACAAAGTAAGCCCTGAAGAAAGTTTATATACTGCATTTAAGACCTTACACGAAAAAGGCGTTAGAAGAGTTTTTATTGAAGAAGAAAACAAAATCGTAGGCGTAATTAGCTACAGAGACTTAGTAAATGTATTTGTAAACAAAGGTATTTTTGAATTAATTGATACAAAAATAAAAGACTTTGCAATAAAAGATGTATTAAAAATAAACAAAAATGAGAATATTGCGCACGCAGCTCAAATCATGTTACACGCTGATGTTTCCGGCTTATTGGTGGTTGACGAATATGAAAACCCTGTAGGCGTAGTTTCTCAAACTGATGTATTAAGAGTATTAGTTAGAGAATTTGACCAATAA
- a CDS encoding UPF0280 family protein yields the protein MKSKNLEEFTAKLSIKETNILLKFKNNNTHNNTNTNNDKNNNNDKNNKFLKIAKDTIIKNRLILENYIKRNPIFLTSYEPLNLNQLDNSFYKFKNEEELGIPKVLDYMIKGGQNADVGPMASVAGTFSQLVVEELVNNDCINPMAENGGDIYLKQNGRESDNKDTVVGLYAGKSNISGHLGFKLKKETLKKGYGICTSSGTVGHSVSLGNADAVVVFARNAYIADAAATAIGNYARGTSEEAISKCLERADEIAKIDGVFVAVGENVGIRGKLPKLVSTDKKETYSTAFELI from the coding sequence ATGAAATCAAAAAATTTAGAAGAATTTACAGCAAAATTATCGATAAAAGAAACAAATATACTTTTAAAATTTAAAAATAACAATACACATAACAATACAAATACAAATAATGATAAAAATAACAATAATGATAAAAATAACAAATTTTTAAAAATTGCAAAGGATACAATTATAAAAAATAGGTTAATTCTTGAGAATTATATTAAAAGAAACCCGATATTTTTAACATCATACGAACCGTTAAATTTGAATCAATTGGATAATTCTTTTTACAAATTCAAAAATGAAGAAGAATTAGGAATCCCAAAAGTGCTAGATTATATGATAAAAGGCGGTCAAAATGCAGATGTAGGGCCTATGGCAAGCGTTGCAGGTACATTTAGTCAATTAGTAGTTGAAGAACTGGTAAATAATGACTGTATAAACCCCATGGCAGAAAATGGAGGGGACATTTACTTAAAACAGAACGGTAGAGAAAGCGATAACAAAGATACCGTAGTTGGGCTTTATGCCGGAAAATCTAACATAAGTGGGCACCTAGGTTTCAAATTGAAGAAAGAGACTTTAAAAAAGGGTTACGGTATTTGTACTTCTTCAGGGACTGTCGGACACTCTGTTAGTTTAGGGAATGCAGACGCAGTCGTGGTATTTGCAAGAAACGCATATATCGCAGACGCAGCAGCAACGGCTATTGGAAACTACGCAAGAGGGACTTCGGAAGAAGCTATTTCAAAATGTCTTGAACGTGCAGACGAAATCGCTAAAATTGACGGCGTTTTTGTAGCAGTGGGTGAAAATGTAGGTATACGTGGAAAATTACCTAAATTGGTTAGCACAGATAAAAAAGAAACTTATAGTACTGCATTTGAATTAATTTAA